The sequence TCGGCCAGCCTCTTTCTGAGCAGCTGCCTGATCTCCCAAACCCTTGCGCTGTCAGCTTCCATAACAGGCTGCCAGGTTTCGGGCAGATGCTGCTGTTCCCGGTAACCTGCTCCCATCAGCTCTTCATAAAGGCCTTTCCATTCGGCTGCAGTCCACGTATCATGATGAACCCCATTGGTAACATAGCCAATGTGCAGTTCCTCCGGAAGGTATCCATTCCACAGATCGTTGAAAATATTCCTGCTAACCGCACCGTGAAGGCGGCTTACACCGTTAACCTCCTGTGACAGGTTGGCTGCCAGGTAAGACATTGAGAATTTCTCACCGGGGTCATCGGGATGTATCTTGCCCAGGTTCATGAACTGGCTCCAGCTGATATTGAGCCTCCGGGGATAATGTGCGATATAGGTCCGCAGCAGGTTTTCATCAAATGCATCATGCCCTGCAGGAACCGGGGTGTGGGTAGTGAAGAGGGTTGAGGCCCTAACGACCTCAAGAGCCTGGTAGAATGACAGCTTATGATCATTAACGAACCTGTTCAGCCTTTCAACACCTATGAATGCTGCATGTCCCTCGTTACAGTGGTAAATATCAGGCTTCTCGCCAATTGTCCTCAAAGCCCTGATACCTCCGATACCCAGGATCATCTCCTGCCTGAACCTGTTCTCCCAGTCTCCCCCATAAAGGTGATGAGTTATTGCCCTGTCCTGCTCCCTGTTATCATCAAAGTCGGTATCAAGAAGGTACAACGGTACACGCCCCACATCGACCCTCCATATCCTCGCCTTTACTGTGCGCCCGGGGAAAGCGATGCTGACCACGGCCCACCTGCCATCATCATGGCGCACCGGCCTGGCCGGGATCCGGGTAAAGTCTGTGGCATCATAATTTGCAACCTGATCGCCTCCGGCCGAGATCTGCTGCCTGAAATAACCATACCTGTAAAGCAGCCCCACGGCAACCATATCGGTTCCCGAATCACTTGCCTCCTTAAGGTAGTCGCCAGCCAGTACACCAAGTCCCCCGCTGTATATCGGGAGACTCCCATGAATTCCGTATTCCATGCTGAAATATGCTATACGGTATCCGTTGCCGGGCCTTTCCATATAGTTTCTGAAATTCCCGTAGACCCTGTCCAGTTCAGCCAGAAATCCCTCATCCTTCTCAAGTAACATGAGCCTCTTGTAGCTCACCTTCTCAAGAAAATCGACCGGGTTCCCTCCTGTTTCGCCCCACAACCCCGGGTCGACCAGCCTGAATAGCTGACCGGCATCTTCATTCCAGCTCCACCAGAGGTTCCTTGACAGCTCATCAAGAGCCGAAAGACGCCCGGGCAGGTTCTTATGCACGAATATGGTTTTCCATCTGGGGTCATGCAGGCTGCTGAACTTATATACAGACGGAAGTATCTCAGGAGTCACAACCGGTTCTATCTCTCTCACTCTTGGTGCGCAATTCTCATAAGCGGTATGCCAGGCCCTCAATAAGTATCCGATCTGCCTGCTCCAGTCCGTTACCTCCATCAGGGCCTCTGCATTCTCTTTCATGCCGGCTCCCTGTCTGCCTGCATCGGACAGGGAGATCACTGCACCGGCAATTTCTGAGGCCACCCGGTCATAATTGTCATCGTCCCTCTCAATGATATGCAGGGCCTGGATATCGCCTTTGTACTGACTTTTTATCCACTGTGCATAACCGCAAAGGCTGGTGGTTATTACAGGCACCCCAAAAGCTATACTTTCCATTGGCGAATACCCCCATGGTTCATAATATGAGGGGAAGACGGCCATGTCAAAGCCGGGAAGCAGATCGTTGTATGGAATATCCAGAATACCGTCGTTCCCGTCCAGGTAACTCGGTACAAAAATAACACTGACCCTGTCGCCCGGATCATTGTTAATTCCCTTCCTGCGAAGCATGTTCAGGATCGGGTCGTGTTCATGTTCATGAAGAAAATGAGTTACCACCCGGTTACCGGCAACGGGATCTGAATTTGAACCGTCCAGAACACCTGCAAGGTCGGTCCGCCCGCCGGTCTGGCCGGCAGGTACCAGCATGAATGCGACCACTTCACGATCGGCTGGCAGCTGGTCCCTCAGGATGGACATCGAATCTATGAACAGGTCTATCCCTTTGTTCCTAACCTCGTATCTTCCGCTATGCGCCAGGAAGGTTACATTGTCATCAATCGGCCTGCCCAGCAGGGCGCCTGCAACCGCACGGAGCTTTGCCCTGGCAGCAGACCTTTTAGCCGCCAGCTCATCGTCACCCGGGACAAGCCTTCTCTCGAAACCGTTGGGTGTGACCAGGTCGGCCTCCCTGTTCAGGAACTGGCCGCATTCTCTGGCCACCGGGAGGCTTACTGTTGTGAACACATCGGCATTCGCCGCTGCGAGCCTTTCAAGCGATAGTTTGGAAACAATATTCATCTCTTTTGCAACGGCATCGGTGTCAAACTTCCCGAAATCCCTGTACAGGGCCCTGTCATCCATGGCAAGGGATCTGCCGGTTACCGTGGCATGCGTTGTGAACATGGTGGCAACCGAAGGCACCCGGTCCTTCAGGTAGAGGACCCCGGCACCGGATAGCCACTCATGAAAATGGGCCAGCAAAAAGCCGGTCCCTCCGCTGAACCTGACAAAGCTCTCTATTACCCTGCCTGCAGCGTAGCCAAACAGGACCGGTTCAACATAGTCCCAATGCCCTGATATGGAGTCAAGCCTGAACCTTTCCCACATAACCTTGAATATCTCATCCTTTTGTGATATAAAGGGTGTAAAGTCGACAATAATGGCTATCGGGCGCCCTTCAATGTTCCACCTGCCGGTCCTGATACTGAGTCCCTCCCTGCCGGCGGACTCCCTCCAGGCAGATAACAGTCCGGTATCCTCCGTAAATTCAGGATTTTCTGTCTCTCCCCGCCACACATCAGGTCCCAGGAGGATATAATTACTTCCAAGTTTCTCCTGCAACATCAGGGCTTTCGAAGATATCGCCGTATGGATACCCCCGGATTTGTTACATATCTCCCAACTCACCTCGAACAGGTAGTCCGGGGTCATCATTTTTTCTGACATCTTATTCGTTATTGATTAAAACAAAGGTTTTGGCCCCGGCCGCCGGTGAACCCTGTATACAATCTGAGTGCCGGGTCCGGACCAGATTGAGATCCCTCATACCGTTCTCATGATTTTTTCCTGCCGCGAGGTTTCTTTTCGCCGGGTTCAGCTTTTTTCCTGCCGGCTGATTTAGCTTTTCCGGCAGATCCCGTTCCGGTCGACCGTTTTGAAGCTTTCGCAGAACTCTTCGTTTCGGTTGACGGTTTTGAAGCTTTCGCAGAACTCTTAGTTTCGGTTGACGATTTTGAAGCTTTCGCGGAAGTCCTCGACCCTGCTGGCGACTTCGGAGCCTTTGCAGCACCTTTCAAACCTGCTGGCGACTTCGGAGCCTTTGCAGCATTTTTCGAACCGGGTGCCACCTTCGCCTCTGAAACCTCCTCCTCACTCTCAACCACCGGAGTTGCTACCAGCTTTCTCTTCTCGCGCAGTTCACTGATCTCAGCCTGCAGCTTCTCGAGATGCTCCTCCTTTTCCCTGATCTGCCTTTTCAGCATAGTCGTTTCAGTCTCCGTCACCCCCACCAGTTCATTCACCCTCCGGGCAAAATCACTCAGCACATTCATATAGTTTATAAATGCGTCGTAAGGAGACTCATAGGGGTTGAAGTACTTGTGCACCTCCCCGTCTGAAAAGAACTTGGTTGACATGTAATAGAAGTGGTCGCTAACCTGCAGGTAACGCCAGTCGGTCATGATCTTCGGGTCGTTTGTTTTCTTGACCAGTTCCCTAAGCTCATACAGTTTCGTAAATGCCTCATTCTGCATGTCATTACCCAGCCAGGCAGACAGGTCGCGCTCCTCGTCGGCCCATGATATCGGATACGGTACATGCATGGGGGCTACCGGCTCATGCAGGGAGGCTACCTCTGAAGGTGTTGCAAACCTGAACTCATTGTGCCGCAGCAACTCACCGGGAAGAGTCCTGAGAAACTCAAATATGCCGGTCTCCGCATCCTGGTGTTCCCCGAAGGTCTCATAATCCATGAACAGGTTTATCACCTCCTCCTTTTTGCCTATATCCCTGAGCCAGCCGGCATATTTTTCGGCTGTCAGCGGCCATTCGCCCCACCCCCTGTCGGAGAAGCGGAACGCAATGTCATCGCTCAGCTTATAGTTCTTGAGAAGCAGCTTCAGCCTCGGATTAACAGCATTGTAATACAGGTAATTGGGACTCTTCCAGCCCAGTATGTGCTTTGCACCTTCGGTAAGCATGGCCCCGTAACCCATATCGGCGATCATAGCGCCTATATCATCGGAGTAAACAAGCTCGGTATTGCGGAATACTCCCGGCCTGACACCAAAAAGGGATTCTATGCGGTCGCTGTGTTCCTTTACCTGCAGCCTGAACTCGTCAGGATCGGCCAGGGAAACAAGCGAATGCGAATATGTCTCGGCCAGAAACTCCACCTGTCCGGTTGCCGCAAGCCTCCTGAAGCTTTCCAGTACTTCGGGAGCATATAGCTCAAACTGGTCAAGAGCTATTCCCGAAACTGACCAGGCAACCCTGATACGTTCACCATATTTTTCTATAAGATCGAGCATCAACTGGTTTGCCGGCAGGTAGCATCTTCCCGCCACCTTTTTCATTATCGATTCATTGGAGTAATCATCATAATAGTAATGTGATTCCCCTATGTCGAAAAACCGGTACCTCCTGAAGCGGAAGGGCTGATGCACCTGAAAATACAAACAAATGGTCTTCATTCGTATAAAGTATAGTTAATAATATTTTTCCAGAACCGTCTCATAGACCTGCTTGACATGGAGAGCTGAATTCTCCCATTTAAGATTGTCAACCTCGGTTTTGCCATGCTTTTTGAACATTTCCGACAGCGCCCCGTAATGAAGGATCCCGTATATGGCATCGGCCATCGCATCGATATCCCAGAAATCGACCTTGATGGCGTGTTTCAGTATCTCTGAAACACCTGACTGGTGTGAGATTATCACCGGCACGTTCGACTGCATGGCCTCCAGCGGAGAGATCCCGAACGGCTCAGACACCGAGGGCATCACGTACAGGTCGCTTATGGCGAACATGTGGTTCACATCCTGTCCGCGCAAAAATCCCGTGAAGTGAAACCTGTCCATTATACCCAGTTTGGCGGCCCTTCTGATGATCCTGGGAAACAGGTCGCCGCTGCCCGCCATCACAAAACGTACATTGTCAGACTTCATGAGAACCTTGTGCGCCGCCTCAACAAAATACTCCGGCCCCTTCTGCAGGGTGATACGGCCCAGGAAGGTGACTATCTTCTCATTCACCGGCTTCCTGAACTCAGGCCACTCCGCCAGCTCAAGCGGTTCAACCGCATTATACACGGTAACAACCTTGGCCGGGTTTATGCCATATTTCTCGATCACTGTGTTCCTGGTGAGGTTGCTAACCGCTATGATCATATCGGCCGCCTCCATACCCCTCTTCTCGATCTCAAACACGGCCGGGTTGACACTTCCACCACTCCGGTCAAAATCGGTGGCGTGCACGTGGATCACCAGCGGCTTGCCCGAGACAGCCTTTGCCGCCATGCCGGAAGGATAGGTCAGCCAGTCATGTGCATGGATCAGGTCAAAAGAATGGTCGTCGGCAATCACCCCTGCCACCAGTGCATAGTTGGCTATCTCCTGGAACAGGTCAGGTCCGTACTTACCTGTAAATTTCAGCCTGCCTATCTCCTCGGTGTTGAAATAAACATTGCTGCCGCCTTCCCTTGTATTGACCGTTTCGGTGTAATCTTCGGGCGACATGTAAGGCACCAGGCGGGAATGCACCTCAAGGTATGTCATCTCCCTGAGGAAGTTTTTCATCTCAATGAATTTTTTCCTTACGGGGAAATTTTCGGCCGCGATAAGGGTAAGCGCACTCTGATCTTCATCGCCCCAGGCTTTGGGAACAACAAAAAGGACCTCCAGGTCCGGGATATGCGACATTCCCCTGGTGAGCCCGTAGCAGGCCGTACCAAGTCCCCCGCTTATATGAGGCGGGAATTCCCATCCGAACATTAAAACCCTCATTGGCTATACCGTTTGATAATATATAATTAGTTGCTCCATCCTCAGCAATTCCGCCACGTTCCATGCATATGAAAGCGCACCGTCAGGGTAATGGGGCGGATCGCCATCATACAGTTCAGATATTGATCCCACGCCATGCACCTGCATATCCTCCTCAAATCCTGCGAACAGTCTCTTAACAATTTCCGCCCCGGTCTTCTTGTGCAGCCGCAGGTATGCATCGGCCCAATGCCCAAGCAGCCAGGGATAGGCCGTTCCCTGGTGTGCAGCAACATCCCTTGTTTCCTGATCGCCCTCATAGATACCTTTGTAGAGTGGATTCTTCGGAGCGAGTGTCCTCAGCCCCTTTGAGGTAAGCAGCTCGCTTTCAACAATCTCCAGCAGTCTCTTCTTCTTGTCATCGTCAAGGGGACTGTAAGGAACTGATGCCGCCAGCACCTGGTTGGGCCTGACTGACCAGTCGGCCCTGTCATCCCGCACATAATCTGCCAGGTAACCTCTCTCCTCATCCCAGAACATCCCGACGAAAGATTCGCCTGCAACCGGGGGAATATCCTTCCACCTGCTTACAAAGGCCTTGTCACCTCCGGCTTCGGCAAGCTTCAGCGCAAACCTCACCGCATTGAACCACAGGGCATTTATCTCCACCACATAGCCTGAACGGGGCGTAACCGGCAGTCCCCCTGCCACACAGTTCATCCATGTTCGCGGAACATTCTGCTCAGCACAGAACAGAAGGCCGTTGTCGTGCATGGTAACAATGTTGCCTATCCCATTACGGAGCATGCCAAGCAGATCCTTCACCTTCCGGCCGTATGTTTTCCAGGTCAGCTCCCTGTCGCCTTTCTGGTGTGCATATTGCTGAAGGGCCCACATGAACCATAGCGGCTCATCAACACCCATACGGCTGTCTTCAGCCTCACCCCCGGGAGCAGCTCTCATGGTCCTGAGTAGTTCAGGCAGGCAGGAATCGAGCACCGCCTTGAAAAGCTTCATATCACCCATCGCAATTGCCAGTCCGGGTAAAGACGCAAAAGTATCCCTCATTATCCTTCCGTGCCAGGGGAATCCGGCCAGTATCCCGGTCTTTTTCTCCTTTCGGATAAAGAATTGCTGGGCAGAGTTCAGCAAACAGTTATGGAAAGTATTTCTTGGAATACGCTTTCTAATCTCACCCTGGAACTTCCGTTTCAGTGCCGAAGGCTCCATCTCACGGGTGCTTGCAGAAAAAACAACAGCCTCTCCCTTTTTCAGCGGGAACTCAAAATATCCCGGCATATAAAGATCTTCCTTGTATTCGTATCCCCTCTTCTGTTCCTCGATATACTCAACATTATAGTTCCAGTCGGGGCCCGCCACAAAATCAGCATCCTTTGACATCTGCATGTTAAGCCACGGGTAGCCCATGTACATCCTGGTCTTTATACCCTTTTTTATCTTCTGTGTTTTCGTGATAACATCCATGTTCGCCTTACTCAGCGAATGGATGTTCCTGAATGCCAGATAGGGTCGTAATCTCAACTTTGTCGGTGAATGCGCATCGAGAAGTGTATATTTTATCAAAAGGCTCTCTTCGGTCTGCGCCAGCAGCCACTCCCTTGCCAGAACCACGCCTCCTACCCTGTAAACCAGCCTGGGTATAGGGTCTGTCTCAAAATCCCTCAGATATTTGTGTCCCTTCGGGTTGTAGTAGTCCCCTGCATACTTGTGTATCCCCAGGTTGAATGACTGATCATGCTGTATGACAGTTTCATGCAGTCCTGACAGCAGTACATGATGACCGCCGTCAAGATACTCCAGGGGACAAACCAGAAGTCCGTGATACTTCCTCGTATTGCTGGCAATTATTGTCGTACAGGCATACGAGCCTGCACGGTTTGACCTGATCAGCTCCCTGTTAAGTGAATAGGAAAGGTTGATCAGCCTGGTCTTGTCAAAATTCAGGTAACTCATCGGTACAAACTATTATTATCAGACTGCGCAAAACCGTTCATTTGCGCACTCTGTTTTTAACATAAACAGACCACAAAAGTACAAAATAATTGATTGCTGATAAGATATTTGTACGAATTCTGCAACAAAAATGCTGCCTGGTGAATACCCATAACAACGGATGCCCCTAAAGGTTCATTTACGGCCCGTTATAATGATGTTTATTCCTGATTTAAAAAATAATTATCTTCGCACCTGTAAGAGTTTGAAATAACATGACCGGAAAATGTATAAAGCAGCAAAAACCGTAATTACAATATTCCACGACAACTGTAAGGGAGCTTTTGCACTGATGAGTGTAATGGCAGCAGCACTTTTTTATTCAGGTTGCTCAGTGCCCGATACCACTTTTTCAATCAGTGGCACTATGGACAATGCCACCGGTAAAACGCTTTACCTTTATGAAATGGGCACCTATGAAAGGGAGCTGATCGACTCGGCCGTGACCGGTCCAGATGGCAGCTTCAGCTTTGCAGGCAGTATTGAAAACACCAGGTTCATGACGATCAGTCATAACCTGAACAGCCTGATTCTGATAGTATCGCCGGGAGAGGACATAACCGTTTCGGCCGATATAGACAACATGCTTTTGACTGCCCGGATAAACGGGTCGCCCGAATCTGAGCTGGCAGCCGGGTTCAACAGGCGGATGGCGCATACCCACAGGGTTCTCGATTCCATATCTGCAGTATACAGGAACAGCCGTGGTGAAGCTTCTGCAGTCATTGAAGCGGTAAGGGAGAAGACCCGGAGGGAGTTCAATGCAGAGGCGGACAGGATGAGGGAATTTACAATTGATTTCATTAACCGTAACCCGGGGTCGCTGGCCAGCATGATGGCCCTTTACCAGCAGATTGACGGTGAAAACTTCATACTGAACTCTACCGGCGATTTCAGGTATTACATCAAGGTCGATTCTGCCCTGATGATAAATTACCCTGACCTTGAGTATACTGCCACCTTTAACGAAAATGTACGCAGCATGAGGGAGCAGATGGAGCTCAGGCAGCACAGGGAGAGTATGATCGGAGCGGGAGCCGTTGCACCGGAAATATCGCTTCCCGGCCCCGGAGGTGAAACAGTAGATCTCTCTTCCCTCAGGGGCAGCTATGTGCTTCTTGATTTCTGGGCATCATGGTGCCCGGTTTGCCGGGAGGAGATTCCACACCTTGCAGATGTATATGACAGGTTCGGCAATGAGGCATTCGAGATTTACCAGGTTTCGCTCGACCGGTCCAGGGAGAGATGGCTTGCAGCCATTAACGACCTGGATATGGGACGGTGGATACATGTGAGCGACCTGGAGTTTCTTGGCTCACCCGTCGTAGCGCTGTACCAGATTGAAGCCATTCCTGCCAGTTTCCTGCTTGACCCTGACGGTGTAATTATTGCAAGGGATCTGAGGGGAGAGGCGCTGGAGCAGGCACTTGCACAGATTTTCGAATAAACAAAACAATCGATCATGATACAAAACCAACTGCGGCCCTCATCAGCCGGTAACAGGATCACACTGCTGGCAGCACTGTTGCTGCCCCTTGCCGTAATGGTCCAATCATGCGGTGAAACATCAGGGGTACGTATATCGGGAACCATTGATGAGGGGGAAGGGAAGACTTTATGGTTTGACAGGCTTGAAATCGGCGGGGCTGTGCCGGTTGACTCAGTTAGCCTCAAGGGCAACGGAAGGTTCACATTCAGGGCTAAGCCCGCAATGCCTTCTTTTTACAGGCTAAGGATTGAAGGCAACAATTTCATAACTCTGCTGGCAGAGCCGGGAGAGAGGATAGCTGTCACTGCCAGGGCATCAAACCTGCCTGAGACCTACGATGTCGAAGGGTCTGAGGGATCGGCCCTGCTTAAAAAACTGAACGACAGGCTTATCACTACCAGGAGGCAGATTGACCCGCTCATCAGGGAGATCCTGGATCTGGAGGAGGGCCCTGGCTTTGAAGAGGAGGAGGCAAGGATAAACGAAGAGCTGGAAGATATCATTAATGCCCAGCGGAACTTCTCCATCGCTTTTATCCTTGATAATATGGAATCGCTTGCAGCAATAACGGCGCTCTACCAGCAGCTGGATGACCAAAATTACGTACTGAACCGGACCAGGGACATCCAGTACCTGAAGATAGTGGCCGGATCATTAAAAAAGGTCTACCCTGACTCCCCCCATGTGAGAGCCCTTGCCTCCGACGCCGAAAGTCAGGAGAGGGCATACGAGGCATTCAGGTTTGCAGCCATGGCAGAGCAGAGCGGACATGTAGTCACTACCTATCCTGATATCAACATGCCCGGGCCCGACGGTGAGAATATCAGCCTCCATTCCCTGCCCGAAAAATACAAGCTTGTTTTTTTCGGGTCATCTCTGAATGCCTCAAGCGTTCAGTTTGCCAACGACCTGCTGCCTGTCTATAATGCCTTTCATGCCAGGGGCTTCCAGGTATACCAGGTGTCAGTTGAAAGGGACAGGGATGAGTGGCTCAGGAGCATTCGGTTTTCCGAACTGCCCTGGATCCATGTTGCCGAACCCGGAGAAGAGCCCTTTATCGCTGCACAGGCATATAATGTTCAACAGATCCCTTCGAACTACCTTATTAACCGTGATGCAGGCATAATAGCCAGAAATCTCAGCGTCCCTGAATTGAGGCGCAGGCTTGCAAGAGCAATGGACTGACAATTTATGGGCGGCCGGATCATCTCCGGCAAAACCAGACAACAGACTTGACTGAAAAGAAAAAAATATATTTTGCCTCCGATGCACATTTCGGACTTCCGGGTCCGGTAAAAAGCCTTGACCGCGAACGGCTTTTTGTCAATTGGCTTGATCAGGTAAGCAAAGATGCAGGAGAGATCTATCTTTTAGGCGACATTTTCGATTTCTGGTTCGAATACCGGAGGGTTGTCCCCAGGGGCTTCACCCGCCTTCTCGGCAAAATCGCCGGGATAACCGACAGCGGCATTCCAGTCCACTTCTTTACAGGTAACCATGACATATGGGTATTTGATTACCTTCCGGCGGAGACGGGCATGACGGTCCACAAAGGACCTGTTACCCGCGAGTTTTCAGGCAGTAAGTTTTACCTCGCCCATGGTGACGGATTTGATAAGAGGGACAAAAGTTTCAGATTTATGAAGTCGGTCTTTACAAACCGTCCACTGCAATGGCTCTTTGCAAGGATTCACCCCAATTTCGCCATCTGGTTTGCACATAAATGGTCGCATAACAGCCGTTACTCCAAGGAGCTGATAACCCCCTACAGGGGTGATGAAAATGAAGAACATGTGCTCTTTGCCAACAGGCTGCTTGAGAAAGAGCACTTCGACTATTTCATATTCGGTCACCGCCACCTTCCCTATGATGTTGCCCTCAGCAACGGCACCAGCAGGTGCATTAATTTGGGCGACTGGCTATGGCACTTCACTTACGGAGTTTTCGACGGCGAAAATATGGAGATAAGGAAATTCGCCTCACCATCCTGACGGTAACACCCGTAAACTTCATGACAACCCGCCGGGCATGCAGTCAGGCACGGCACATCTTACTGACGGGCTTGCTGACAAGCACGGCACACCATACCGACAGGCACGGCACATCTTACTGACGGGCTTGCTGACAAGCACGGCACACCATACCAACGGGAACGGCACAGAACCACCGATAAAAAGCCCGCCGGATTTTCCGGCGGGCCCTTATGCTGAGACTGAAAAAGCCTTTTTAGAATAAGCTGTAGCTTACTGCAACACCAACGGTAACAACCGAGGCCATCACCATCAGCTTGATAAGTATATTAAGGCTGGGCCCTGAAGTATCCTTGAAAGGATCTCCCACGGTGTCGCCCACAACGGCGGCCTTGTGGTTCTCTGAACCTTTGCCCCCGAGGTTTCCTTCTTCGATGTACTTCTTGGCATTGTCCCATGCTCCACCGGCATTGGCCATGAATATCGCCATAGCAAACCCCGATGATATGGTACCTACAAGCAGGCCTGTTACTCCGGCAACACCAAATACCAGCGCTACTACTACAGGAATAAGCAGTGCTATCAGCGAGGGAACCATCATCTCCCTCTGTGCACCTTTCGTTGATATCTCAACGCACCTTGCATAATCAGGCTCGGTCGTGCCCTCCATAATACCTGGCATCTCCTTGAACTGGCGGCGCACCTCATCAACCATCTTCTGCGCTGCACGGCCCACTGCGGTCATTGTCATCCCGCTGAAAATAAATACGGCAAGAACACCTACAAGAATACCTACAATTACCAACGGGTTCATCAGGTGTATGTCGTAATGATGGATAAAGTCAATGAACTGGGCATCAATGGCGGGTATTCCGTTTATAGGCATTTCAGGCTGGTCAAGGAACTTCACTATCATGATCTTCACCTCCTCGAAGTAGGCTGCAAGAAGAGCAAGCGCTGTCAGTGCGGCGCTGCCTATGGCAAAACCCTTGCCTGTTGCGGCTGTGGTGTTGCCAAGTGCATCAAGGGCATCGGTTCGGTTACGCACCTCATCGCCCAGCTTGCACATCTCGGCGTTTCCGCCTGCATTGTCGGCTATCGGTCCGTAAGCATCCGTTGCAAGAGTGATGCCAAGGGTGGAAAGCAATCCCACTGCAGCGATGCCAATACCGTAAAGGCCCATATTGAGGCTTGCGGCATCATATACAAATCCGCTTGAAAAACCGAATGCCAGGGTTATGCCAACGACAATGATCCCGAGAGGAACAGCTGCGGAGATCAAACCGGTACCTATACCGGCTATTATTAAAGTGGCAGGACCAGTACTTGCTGCCTCGGCAATCTTGCGGGTAGGGCTGTAAGCCGAGGCCGTGAAGTACTCGGTTGACTGTCCGATTGCAATACCCGCCATCAGACCTACAACTATCGAACCCCAGATTCCCCAGAAGTTGGGGAAACCAAGCAGGTAAAGTATAGCGAGGGAAAAGACCACGATCAGTGCTGCACTGGTATTTACACCTATACCGAGTGACTTGAGCAGCTCTTTCTGTGTTGCACCTTCCCTGGTCCGTACAAGGAATACACCCAGTATCGACAGCATTGTACCCACAGCCGCGATGAGCATCGGGGCTATAACTGCGTTCATCTGAAGGTCAGTGCCGACATAGGCAGCAGCACCCAGAAGCGCCGTAGCCAGAATTGAGCCTGCAAAAGATTCAAAGAGGTCGGCGCCCATACCTGCCACATCACCAACATTGTCGCCAACGTTATCAGCAATGGTTGCGGGGTTACGCGGATCATCCTCGGGAATACCGGCTTCAACCTTGCCTACAAGGTCGGCTCCCACATCGGCGGCTTTTGTATATATACCTCCGCCAAC is a genomic window of Marinilabiliales bacterium containing:
- a CDS encoding sodium-translocating pyrophosphatase — translated: MIMPEIFWLVPLSSILALGFAYYFFKQMMSEDEGTDMMKKIAAHVRKGAGAYLRQQYKVVAIVFAIITVIFAIMAYVLGIQNPWVPFAFLTGGAFSGLAGFFGMKAATFASARVANACRTSLDGGLRLAFRSGAVMGLVVVGLVLLDISAWFIVLNIFVQEPDMGMKLLTITATMLTFGMGASTQALFARVGGGIYTKAADVGADLVGKVEAGIPEDDPRNPATIADNVGDNVGDVAGMGADLFESFAGSILATALLGAAAYVGTDLQMNAVIAPMLIAAVGTMLSILGVFLVRTREGATQKELLKSLGIGVNTSAALIVVFSLAILYLLGFPNFWGIWGSIVVGLMAGIAIGQSTEYFTASAYSPTRKIAEAASTGPATLIIAGIGTGLISAAVPLGIIVVGITLAFGFSSGFVYDAASLNMGLYGIGIAAVGLLSTLGITLATDAYGPIADNAGGNAEMCKLGDEVRNRTDALDALGNTTAATGKGFAIGSAALTALALLAAYFEEVKIMIVKFLDQPEMPINGIPAIDAQFIDFIHHYDIHLMNPLVIVGILVGVLAVFIFSGMTMTAVGRAAQKMVDEVRRQFKEMPGIMEGTTEPDYARCVEISTKGAQREMMVPSLIALLIPVVVALVFGVAGVTGLLVGTISSGFAMAIFMANAGGAWDNAKKYIEEGNLGGKGSENHKAAVVGDTVGDPFKDTSGPSLNILIKLMVMASVVTVGVAVSYSLF